ACAAATGCTTCGCTACAGAACCGAAAATATCTTTGTAGCATTCACATGATTGCCTTTTTTGGCATCTCCTGTCGTAACACCCGTTGATCGCACAAATGGTGCAATTATTTATACGATGAATAACCGTAGTCTTTTGTTCCACCAAACAAATTGTATTGATTTATTGTAACAAATTAAAGACGATCTTGGACGGGTAACATTTgtaatgaaacatttttttattacccaatgttttattcatttatccaccgttattggaaattttgatttGATATCTCGCGCGCTGTGGTAGAAATCATCGGAGCAATATCCTATTTCTTTTTAGTTTGCACTTATTGCAGGCGCGtctaaatgaattttcttttttctcacACGAAGAatgaaaagtaatatttttttgcTACACGAAAATTCCTTTCTacccagaaaaatattttaactcgAATAATTTGATCAATCTTCAATCGTTCTAGATTTCTTATGTCTAGTTATCGCGCATCGACAAATTCAATTGGTATTTTCAATCCTAGAGAATTCGGACAAAATATATCGCGTAGCTTGCTCATTTATGGTAATTAGCGAGAAAATAACGCTGAAAATATGCCAATACCTTTGTCGCTACAATTTGACCGGATATTCGATGAATTTAACCGACATGCGCGTAGCGTCGGGTAACGGATGAcgtcacgcgtagtaatacacgCCGGGAGCGCATGGCGAGTGGAGTGTCTGCAGAGGCTGCGCGAAGTGGGAACTGCTTTCGATTGTTGGCGGGCGCCGCCATCTTGGTCAGTGAGCTTGCGAGTAGCTGTACGACGAGGTGTACGTATTTCGGTGAAACGAGTATTTCGTGCGATTTCCCTGAAACCTTTCATCTACCCGTGAAATCCACGAGCATCCAAGATGTCGGAACGGGAGGACAACGTTTACAAAGCGAAATTGGCCGAGCAAGCGGAACGCTATGACGGTGAGTACATATTTTCCGGGAAAGGACCCGGCCTGCGCCAAAATGAAACCCACGAAATCGACGCAAAGCATCGCTACGAAGAGAAAGGAAGTAGCACCGCCCTCGTGGCGATCCTAATGTACGATTTCGCTGGATACACAGCAAGTTTCTCTGAGAATCGAGAACCTTAAATCATCATCGAATCTTGATGGATCTGTCAAAAGTCCGTGAAACGTCAAATATGACTAATCTACACAGTGGGTAGCAGAGTCGCCGGTTCATGACCGGTATCTTTTTACTAAAGGGTGGATCGATTCGTAACCTTTGTCATCGCTTCGCGAATCCTGCCATAATACACGATAGTTCAGTGAATAGCTTTTTCGAAGATTTATTCGTAGGATCATAAAAGTGTTTCATCGTTCTCGAGTTACGTCGTTGAATGGAAAGCTGGGTAACGCCAAGGCAGCGTTGCTAGGCGTGCTGTTCGGTACTTTAGGGGCCCCACAGCAGATAACCAGACAAGTCGGTCCTTCACCGACGCGTGTGACGCATAGACACGGCACGATACTTACCAATCGCTACCGGTTTACTCCTTAGACACGTAGTAACGCGTGCTCTGCTCGTGGTATTCGGCCTTGAAAAACAGAAAGAAATCATTTTGTCGATCGATCCGAtctatcgatataacgatagaGTTTTCGGCTGATTGTTCTACATTAATCAACATTTTATTTCCGGTCGCGTTTCCTCGAACTTGCTCCTTATTACGTAGTACGCGTCGTTGTAAATTCAATCGTAGAAATTTTTACTTTGCTGTTGGCGAAAGCGAGTCGCGTGTAGTGGGGACTGTTCCCGACGGCAACAGAAGGGGGAAACCGTCAAATCTCTTCGTTTTACCGAACCTCTCGTTCCGTATCTTTGTCTGCGAATATTTTTACGCATCGCGCCTAATCTCGTGGGACGTTATCAGATCCGCAAATGAAACTCACGCGTTTGACATTTGCGGAAGCGAGGTGAATCTTGTAAATTTCCTGTAACTGGTAGCTCGTAACTCACAGTTAAACTCTAGGAATAACTTTGTACTCTAGTTGGATATGTATGCTCATAGGTTACACGCGGTTTTCGAAAACTCGGCCGCGGAGAAAACGAGCTTATTTCAACGAGCGATACGTGCGCGTTGGTCATAAGATAGAACTTATCTCATCTAGAAATATCTGAAGTAGTTCGCGTAGTATCATGCGAAAGTCGTTTAAAAAACTACATTTTCTGCTTTCGAGAAATATACGTATCAAAGGAAAGAATCGAATACTGTTTTTTTCTATATTCTACATGAATTAAAGTATGCGGATAAGCATGTATATTGGGCAGTCCGAGTAAAACAGGGTGCTAAGCGTAAAGAATGACGGAGTAGAAGAGAGAGGAGCTGATATGACCGTCCCAGGATGAGAGGAAGGAAGGGCGGTGGGCAAATTTGAGGGTTGTAAAAGAGGAAGGAAGATGGAGCGAGCGAGATTACGAGTAGAGGGTGAGAACGGCAGGGGTGTGATGAAAGGCGGAGTAGGGAGAAGAGGGGTTATAGCAGAAGGAAAGTATTGATCTGTACTCGCTATCCTACGTTTCTGTGTATAACCTCCGTGTCACTCCATATACCACGTTTGTGATAATTTCTCGCCGGGAACTACCATGAACTTGAAGACTAATCTTCTTGTAAATGTCATCATTAAATCTTCGTTGATTTTATCCCTACGATAAATATCAATCCCCGATAATCAAATAGTTCAGAGCTGATGAATTAATTAAcagattttcaaatgtttttatCTGTATTATTTAATTCGCCAAAATGATGATCATTTTGTTAGGTAGAAAGTATGGGGGTTCATGGCttcttacaaaaatttgtaagtagTAAGTAATGTACTAATTATGGGTTAAACAGAATACTGTTGTTTTTAATAACTCAATCATTTCGCGACTTGATACAGATTTTGGGCCaaactatttgaaaattatttaaatacaggAAGTATTGGTTTTGAAGGGTCGAGATACCCGCCATCATCTTTAATCTGTCTCTCTTTTATTCTACGCCGCCGTAATAACTTTGTTGCTCGGTTATATCGATCCTATAACCGTGGGTCCACAGATTTTCGTGTCGTcttataaatgaaatagaatatGACAGATCGATGAAGTGTTATTAAAatgattgaatttttcaataatgTTAATTGCATTGCGAAAAGAATGTTTCCATAAAAAGTTTCATACTTTTTCGAAAATTGTACAACCAATAATGAAAGAGATAACGTACGTATGTATATACGTACCGCGTGTGTGTATAGATCGATACATCATTCTCCTTGAATGTTACACACACCTATAGATAATAAATACACGATAGTAACCAACTTCCTCGAAAAGTTCAAGGGGCAGCAGGTTAATATATGCCCGTGCGCTTCGTCTTATACAGATGCTCTCTTAACTTCTCAGATGAAACTAATAATATATCCGCACACGGGATAGCCTACGGTACTAATAATCAATAGATCATTTCCGATTCGTTACTTTACCATAATTGCCTGTAATATCCTATGGTATGTTTTCATAtctctttaaaaatataataatattctcACTTTTCATCTCTATTGTCTCACACTGTAAAAGATTAAATTATACTAGATTAATGGTTTTGTAAACAACTGGTCTAAAAAATGACGAACTGTAACTTGTaagtaattttacaatattttcccgtatacttttttttctttttgaaacattttttaatttaatggcATTTTCGTCGACGGCGATGCTTGCCGACGTTATTTGCAGAAATGGTCGAAGCGATGAAGAAGGTCGCTTCGCTGGACGTGGAGCTGACCGTCGAGGAGAGGAATCTATTATCCGTCGCTTATAAAAACGTGATCGGTGCGAGGAGAGCCTCCTGGAGAATAATCTCGAGCATCGAGCAAAAGGAGGAGAACAAGGCTGCCGAAGGGAAGCTGGAGATGATTCGTCAGTACCGGTCCCAAGTcgaaaaagaattgaaagacaTCTGCGCCGATATCCTTGGAGTTTTGGATAAGCATCTGATACCTTGCGCGTCCACTGGCGAGTCTAAAGTCTTCTATTACAAAATGTAAGAAGTTTTTACGGATCGATTTGTCTAAACAACAACTATAAGTTACTCTTATTGCAATGATAGAACGTCTTTGAAAGAGGTTTTGTTAAAGTAACGGGTTACTTTCTGTCTAAACAGCTGAGAATCAAATTGTATCGTTGCTCACAACGAAGTAACGTTCCGTTTCGGTCACTGATTTTCGAGGTATCGTTTTCTAAAACTTCAGCCAACCTATTTGACTCGATACAAACGGACGCAATTTGTTCGACTCTCATGAATTCTCAAGAAATCATGTTGCATTTAACGTTGTCATAAATGTTAATAATGttgttgtttaaaaataaaaaaaaaaaaaaatagactgTTTTCTAAAATCTTAATATTGATACATTGTAGGAAAGGTGATTACCATCGCTACTTGGCCGAATTCGCAATCGGAAACGACAGGAAGGAAGCAGCGGAGAACTCTCTTGTAGCTTATAAAGCAGCGAGTGATACCGCTATGACAGATTTACCACCGACTCATCCTATTCGCTTGGGATTGGCGCTCAATTTCTCTGTGTTCTATTATGAGATTCTCAATAGCCCCGACAGAGCGTGTCGTCTAGCGAAAGCGGCCTTTGACGACGCGATCGCAGAACTAGACACCTTATCCGAGGAAAGCTATAAAGATTCCACCCTCATCATGCAGCTTCTTAGGGACAATCTTACTCTCTGGACGTCAGATATGCAAGGAGACGGTTAGTACATACATACACCTCGGATGCCGAGAGCTTCGCGAAAATGTGTGCTCGAGTTGCCTTTAAAACGTTCGCCACTAGGCCGTGGAAACGGCGTCGCGCGATCAATAATATGTATTGCAGTAGCGTGATAAAATCTTTGCGTTGTATCAGATTTTGCGTAGATAGAATAATGTTATTCCTTTGACAAATCATCTTTTCGTTAAAAGATAGTTGACGGttcaattttgttattattaatctacgaATATTCTCGTTGAAATTGCACGGCAACGGATGGGAAATCATTGTTTCGTCCTCTAGAATTTGAGACTGATCACGAGAGCGAGGCTGCGACCGTTCCTACTAACGTTTGAAGCTAGACACACGCATTTTTAATCCGCCCTTATATCCGTAAAATCACCTGGTGAGCAATTCCATCTATCCTTCCTCGTCCCTGATCCTTTAAATTATCTATAACCAATTAATTGATATTGCAGTGAAAATGATtggaatatattaattaattagatgACTTTTTTTCTGATACAGGGGAGGGCGAACAGAAGGAACAGTTGCAAGACGTAGAAGATCAGGACGTATCGTAACTCTAACTGTAGTGAGTGTTATCCTGCGCATATAAAACTGAGACACAAGAAAGCAAAAACTCTTAATAACTTGTAAGCTAAAGAAAACAATTCAAGCAGGTGGCAGTTCGGGGTGGGAAGGGGAGATCtttagtgattgcgtgaccctAAGCACGCACGTACGTACGGTTACtccaaacaaacaaaaaattatattaaaaaaattatcattCGGTAACACACATTAAGTTATATACGGCGCGCGCgcagaaatatataataaacaaaaGGACACGCACCCTGCGGTATAATAATAGAAAGAGACTGCAAAGAGCATTTAAAGAGGCACTAATCTTTGCCTTCTTCGCGTATCAAGAAGAGAAAATGCTGTCTTTTAACACTGTGCATGCCCGGTCAAAATTCAGTGGACGATGTCGAAAATGTTGAGTGGACGCCGACTGACAGCGTATATCAtccatattaataataataattaataattgtaacgaaagaaagaaaaaggaaaaagtatGCGCCAGTCCGTCGGGATAAAACCTCATTTCTGTTGATTTTAGTGAGTGAGAACGAATATAATATGTCCTCGTGCGTCTCAAAATAACGAAACATGCTAAATAGCTCGACGTCGATCGAAGTGCATTGTGTTCGTTTGTTTTTACCCGCCCCTCCTTCGCAATCTCTCCTCCTCGTCCTCTTCCCCGCTTTTTTACTGCGCGCATGATTGCTCTCGCATACCACGATAAATAACGATTATTAATGTATGCGTGTAAATCGAGTGTAAATCATCTGTTTATCTAAGGGATAAACGCGTCTCTTCGGAGTGAAAGAACGTGGGTTGGTCACGGTGAACAGAGTCGGGGACAAGCCACGCGCTTTTCATCTCTGCCCCTTTTTATTCTTTTCCTACTAAGATATTATGAATGTACTTCTGATGAAGTCTAGTTACACACAAGTAATTTCATACGCTATCATTCTGAGCATGAGTTTTTCCGCAGAAAATAACTCTTTTTCCAGTCGAGTTACGAGCTGAGGTTCGCCAAAAGTATTTCGATCATTCATTGGCAAGCTATCGTATCACGAATTCAATCTTCTTGTGTATACTTATAACGCAAGCGATTCCTTTGTAAGTAGATACAAATTTTCTAAGACAAAAAGGCATTTTGTCGATCTTgcgtcaaattttttattatatttttaatcggTTCAACGAACGAACTTTAACCGAAAATGATTAAACGATTAAGAGAATGCGCTTACCACGGTAGCGTCGTACTTAAAAAAATGCAATAACATCGAAGTCTGGCTTTTCgggtaaataaaaagaaaaaggaaatctAACAGAGTGAGAAAAGAAGTATCGGTTTTCAATGTGACAGATGTTCTTTCACTCAATCTGTAAGCTTTTCGAtggaaagaaatttttgaaatagacgagcgttttccatttttcattaaaaacgaCAAGTTACGTTTCACCGTTAAAATAGGAAACAAGTAGCTATCCAGCTAGTCCGTATTTAATGGTTCATAATGCCCCTTGTGTATAAACTATAACGATCGCTGTGGTATTACGAATTACAGAATAAACGATTGTATCCCgacgttcatttatttttgttttccgTTTTTTACTCGTGCTCACTTTCGCTATCACTGTCCTCGATTCCACTGTATCTTAGCTGATATCTTTAGCCGTGCGTCCATTCACCTTATTATCGATTAACCGTACCGCCGATTTCCGCTTAAAAAAGACATTCCAATGAACTTTGTCTATAGACAGAGTATACGTTCGTTAGTCTAAACACAATCTATTTTGCACGTATTTAACGAAACAAGCTTAACAATACGATGCGTACGTTTTCATTGTGTTCAGGCGTCTAGTATCGGTCAAAAATTTATGTTCGCTGCAACTCTTTGTAAAATCGTACGCCCAATTGCACGGAGAGAAGTGTCATTGAGGGGTTTAATCATACCATAAGTTTTTGACCATCATTGTGTACGTGTAACGAATATACCGTCTAAAATCATGAATTCCCTCGCGACCGATGACCATAACGATGAACGAGAAGAATCGTTATATAAGCGTGCAGCAAAAAAGCGAGGTGAACTACCTGAAAAGAAATACGCAAAAAGAAGAACACGCCAAGCGAAGTTGAGCTCTGCCTAGAAATTTTGGTGTACATCGTGTGCTCCTCCCCTTGTATTTAGGTATTAATAACGATACAAATTGATAATCATGTTACGTAAATAACGTTATAAAGAAAATAACGCAAAATAATATCAACGGCACCGTAAGTAAGTATATGCGAGTAATCTTAAGAGCGTAAACCACGTATGGGGGAAAATTCAACAACAAGAATTGTTCATGCGATAATGAAGAAAAACAAGAAGAAGAACGGTTTATTAAGAGCGTACCGTCGAACGTATTAGCGGTTGAAGACAGTATGGAGGGCACGAAGGTGTAAATGGAATCATGAACAAGAACGATGGAGGAAGAACAGTGGAGTACGAGTCAGAGAAAGTCGTAACTATCGGTTAAGAAGAGTTTTGCATTGTACCAACACGTATATCATGCGTAAGAGAGTGACAAGtcataaaaaaagagaaaaatttaggtacaataaaattgtcaatGGTAATGAACGGTGTAGTGAATTCCAAACGACGATAAAACTGTGAGATACCTCAAATCCAATTACTTGCTTACACGATGACAACAAAAAATACAAGATTGAAGTAGCCCAACGCGTTAACAATTCATTATTCGTCGATGATATAGCGTGTGACTTATTAAATGGCAAAAAAGCAGAAGCGTAGTGTGTTCCcgaacaaataaaatcatagatAGTCACTAATGATCATTGATGAGTTTCTCGTAgtgttattaaaaagaaaatagatGATCGGTGTATCGGTTGAGACcgctttttattcttttattcggTATCGTTGTGCGTGCTTAgtccatttttataaaatgaaatagagAAAGAGAATTTGGAGGAAGAAGAAAGAATCAACATCTATTATTTCCATCTCTGGATGTACTACTTGCTCTTATCTCTGTATTATAAACATTAGTTGTATCTCTGTAACTATCTTCAGATCATTCCATATTGTCGCTAGTCCCAATTTACGAAAGCGATTAATTAGACAACGGTTATCGAAATTTATCGTCATTTGGAGGAGACTAAATctgttttttcattttgaaaaattcatatGCATTCTTATGCTCTGTACTAATTACAATCAATGCGATTACACCGGAAACAACCTTTTTCTGTAAAACCACACATAATGCAAACATAGACTCTTtcacacatacacatatacacacatacaccAACACAAACATACACGTGAAAGctataaataaagtaattacaACTCTCTATTCGTTTTCTTTAGATTGCGTTATAAAGAATATCGGTAATCATTATCAGGAATCGAAATGAAATAGGTCAAGTTATCTTTGCAATTAGTGTCACGTGCCGGAATAAATCGCCTAATATTCGATTAATATGTACCTCCATCTACATGtctcaatttcaattttaatcgaaGAAGATATCAAATTCAATTGGTTTATTCGTCGAGGCATCAGGTGACTCAATCCTGCACGTAATAATCAATCAATTCgagaaaaatgataatttaatcCATTAAAATTACACGCTTCGGTTAAAATTCTTTCTAAAATCATTCATCAATAACGAATTATGTTTATACAATTGTAGCTTACGAGCTGTTATCTTTCGCGTTCGCGTTTTGTAAATGATTATCTTTTATTATACCGTTAAAACTCGACGTGTTTGACAATAGACGTCTAGGTCCTCGTCTGTAAAGATCCACCTGTTTCAGGATTCGTCCCAACGAGTTATCTGTACCTATCGGCGATAGACTGAGGCTCGATGTCCTAGTTTTTATTATACGAGCACTTCTAGGAGATCTCACGATTTGGTCGTTCGATCTGCGCCTGGCAGACTTTAATTTCACGCTACGTAACATGTCCAATGAAACCACGGGTCCTCTTGGCCCTGGTATGGTATTTCTTCTATTCTCCTGAAATTCAACATTCAGATATTAGATTGTTACACATcgaatgaataattttaaaatataaaaagtcgAACAAAAAACAAAATCAGGTATTGGTCGGTCTTGCGTAATAAAAAAATCTCAATATTATCCTGGTCTAAAAGATTTCCAGGGGTTTACGAGAGCAGCATAATGAACTCTCTTTAACGCGCATTAttttccagtcacgatcacctTGAGGTTTTTAAATAACCCCCTAAGTATCCGGTTGAATGGCAACGAAGGCTGAGAAACAATTTAACGATACTGAAAATTGTGTCGCTTTAGCGACTATCCAAGCGTTGAAGTTGTTCCTCCTTGAGTCTTTATGCTTAAGTTCAAAAAATTACGGTAAATACGACAACAAAAATGTTCTACGATTAATACAGCTAAAAGAAAATTTCTTCTTCTACTTTCCACGATATTCACCCTTTACATTTACAGAAACATTGAAGAAGAAAGGTGCAAGACTTAAGCCAGAATGAATCCTCAGCATTACCTTAATGTTTTGAGGTGCTTTCTTTAAAGTCACCTTCAACAAATCCTCGACAGTAATAGCTGGCCTATTAAATAGCGGTGTCGAGCACTTTCTGGAAGGTGTCCTAACATTTCTACTGTTACTGGGGGTGGTTGGTGTAATTGATTGTGCTGGGGACTGGGAAAGCGTAGGAAGAACAGGTGGTAGAGGCGGTggtggcggaggtggaggcggtggcggtggcggtggcggtggtggtggcggtGCTGGGGCTAGCGGAGGTGGTCCACCCGTCAACAAGGTCGATTTTAAGATCACTGGCTGTGGGGGTAGATCCGGAGGAGGATGTGGAGGTGAAAATTTAGGAGACTTTATTGCTCGAATATTTTCCAACGAGTTCTGcagtttttttaattcttgtatTAGTGTCTCGTTACTTTCGGCGAGCTTATTATTGGCATCCTGTATGCCATTGACCTCAGTAGTCAAAGTACTAATAGCTGTTACGCTATTTGCGCTTATCTGTAATAAAAACAATACTAAGTTTGAtctaaatattaatatgaaacAAGCTGACAAAACCATGTACCTGAGAAATTTGCTCAGACAAATAAGTGACTTTCTCCAGGAACATGTTAATCATCCGTTCGTTCTCTGAACGCAACATTATTACCACCTGACTGAGTTCATCCATTTGACGCTTTGTCGAAGAAAACGACACGATTTCTCTTAAATTTTTGCAACTCTGAAATAATTATCGAATGAATAACGAGCGTGTGTTATATTCGATAAAAGTATCTACTTACTCTTTTGAATGCACTTGTTACTTTTTTTATTAACCAGAcgcaaaataatataatttttgccATAGGTTTCTTAACGAATTGAGACGATGGTTTAGGGTTTCGTTTGTAAGTCGTGCATGTACATTTTTTAGGATACTTGACTCCCCGTTCGCACtgcaaataaatgataattaatATCTTAACGTAGTTGTAGCAACATAATAAGATGATGATAttgtagtaatagtaataaaagCCAAGACTAAATCTAAAGAAAATTACTTCTTGAAGACATATACTACATCCAGAATCGGAAATGGTCGGTAAATCAAGTGAGACAGTCGGTGAATCTGGTGTGCAACCGCGCCAAGGGGTCTTCGTAATGGGATACAAAGAACTTTGCTCATCTTTCTTTTCAACTGGTAATAGATCCGTAACTGCGACGGTGGCAACAGGTTTTCGGGACTGCTCAACTTCCTCTTCGTCATCAAACTTTAATGTGGTACGACATCTTTTAGCAGGAGGCGGTGAACCACTGCAGGGTGTGGTCGAACGTGCTCTAATTTTTGTCATATTACTCTTTATTTCCCCGTAACTTTGTTGATCGTAATTTTTATCCTTGGTTTTATCAATTCCTTCCAAATCATGTCTGTTGGTTAACTCGTTCGAGATTTCGTTCGACGT
Above is a genomic segment from Megachile rotundata isolate GNS110a chromosome 15, iyMegRotu1, whole genome shotgun sequence containing:
- the LOC100878594 gene encoding uncharacterized protein LOC100878594; this encodes MSMGKVTMAKRKASKRLRCTQPLHQSQETLLQKSESSERIDSVENKDTPSEKKRGSFEHLLQQRSPESVLFESPQLELSCYDDLSPEIVTRLRRSKLDSNDSGKNSNGRDESQQRIESHETKSNNSSEEKIERSPGKCFSMDKTMSINDRIKLEMNECQSTREIKSSKEIYTYDTDLCSSKLIYELPCGYVSEPAQFGTFNSALESQAQEYDCFVDEFRSAVSSCEAQDQLENENKRECFESLNRQNSESNNKFIIVNEKVREDSRNSGLDNWSECKRIFSNLRQLNSIKVRTSAQEYIANFLPKCKKNDPPRSMQMSSLSYHTPSSITSNEISNELTNRHDLEGIDKTKDKNYDQQSYGEIKSNMTKIRARSTTPCSGSPPPAKRCRTTLKFDDEEEVEQSRKPVATVAVTDLLPVEKKDEQSSLYPITKTPWRGCTPDSPTVSLDLPTISDSGCSICLQECERGVKYPKKCTCTTYKRNPKPSSQFVKKPMAKIILFCVWLIKKVTSAFKRSCKNLREIVSFSSTKRQMDELSQVVIMLRSENERMINMFLEKVTYLSEQISQISANSVTAISTLTTEVNGIQDANNKLAESNETLIQELKKLQNSLENIRAIKSPKFSPPHPPPDLPPQPVILKSTLLTGGPPPLAPAPPPPPPPPPPPPPPPPPPPLPPVLPTLSQSPAQSITPTTPSNSRNVRTPSRKCSTPLFNRPAITVEDLLKVTLKKAPQNIKENRRNTIPGPRGPVVSLDMLRSVKLKSARRRSNDQIVRSPRSARIIKTRTSSLSLSPIGTDNSLGRILKQVDLYRRGPRRLLSNTSSFNGIIKDNHLQNANAKDNSS
- the 14-3-3epsilon gene encoding tyrosine 3-monooxygenase/tryptophan 5-monooxygenase activation protein epsilon, whose product is MSEREDNVYKAKLAEQAERYDEMVEAMKKVASLDVELTVEERNLLSVAYKNVIGARRASWRIISSIEQKEENKAAEGKLEMIRQYRSQVEKELKDICADILGVLDKHLIPCASTGESKVFYYKMKGDYHRYLAEFAIGNDRKEAAENSLVAYKAASDTAMTDLPPTHPIRLGLALNFSVFYYEILNSPDRACRLAKAAFDDAIAELDTLSEESYKDSTLIMQLLRDNLTLWTSDMQGDGEGEQKEQLQDVEDQDVS